The proteins below come from a single Mesobacillus jeotgali genomic window:
- the yhaM gene encoding 3'-5' exoribonuclease YhaM, whose product MNKGILNHETGDQVELFLLIKHSSKGIASNGKPFLTLILQDQSGEIEAKLWDVSDEDESTYSAESIVKIQGDIQNYRGRNQLKIRQIRPASPADSVKLSDFLETAPVSQDEMSSKLTQYIFEMKNPNIQRVTRHLLKKHMSSFMEYPAATKNHHEFVSGLAYHVTSMLDLAKSIATLYPSLDKDLLYAGVILHDLGKVIELSGPISTTYTVEGNLLGHISIMVNEIGKAADELGISGEEIVILQHMVLSHHGKAEWGSPKPPMIKEAEILHYIDNLDAKMNMLDRALARVKPGEFSERVFALDNRSFYKPVFHK is encoded by the coding sequence ATGAATAAAGGAATTTTAAATCACGAAACAGGGGACCAGGTAGAATTGTTTTTATTGATCAAGCATTCGTCAAAAGGGATTGCCAGCAACGGAAAGCCATTTTTGACGCTCATCCTCCAGGATCAGAGCGGGGAGATCGAAGCAAAGCTATGGGATGTTTCCGATGAAGATGAAAGTACTTATAGTGCTGAAAGCATTGTAAAAATACAGGGAGATATCCAGAATTACCGAGGGAGAAACCAGTTGAAGATCAGGCAAATCCGCCCTGCTTCACCAGCTGACTCTGTAAAACTATCTGATTTTCTTGAGACAGCCCCTGTCAGCCAGGATGAAATGAGCAGCAAGCTTACCCAATATATATTCGAAATGAAGAACCCAAATATCCAGAGGGTGACAAGACATCTATTGAAAAAGCATATGAGTTCTTTCATGGAATATCCTGCAGCGACAAAGAACCATCACGAATTTGTCTCAGGCCTTGCGTACCATGTTACCTCGATGCTTGACCTTGCGAAGTCGATCGCAACACTATATCCAAGTCTTGATAAGGATCTTTTGTATGCCGGAGTCATCCTGCATGATTTAGGGAAGGTCATTGAACTGTCCGGCCCGATTTCTACTACTTATACAGTGGAAGGGAATTTGCTCGGTCACATATCGATCATGGTCAATGAGATTGGTAAGGCAGCCGATGAGCTGGGCATTAGTGGTGAGGAGATAGTCATACTTCAGCATATGGTATTGTCACATCACGGCAAAGCTGAATGGGGCAGCCCGAAACCTCCAATGATCAAAGAGGCAGAAATTCTCCATTATATCGATAATCTCGATGCAAAAATGAATATGCTGGACCGTGCGCTTGCAAGGGTGAAGCCAGGTGAGTTCTCTGAAAGAGTATTCGCGCTGGATAACCGCTCCTTTTACAAGCCTGTATTCCATAAATAG
- a CDS encoding peptidylprolyl isomerase translates to MKKMIISLTVAAGVMGLAACSNDNADSSEVIVESKAGNITKEELYQSMKEKYGEQALQELLYQKVLAENYEVTDKEVEEKVAELKEELGENFELVLQQNQLKDEEELKEVLKDQLLMEKAALKDVKVSEDEVKKRYEEYKPEIKASHILVEDEKTAQEVKKKLEEGAKFEDLAKEYSQDPGSAAQGGDLGFFGPGKMVPEFEEAAYALEVNKISEPVQSQHGFHIIKVTEKKEKESYEEMKDELEYELKLAQLDQNKIQEVLKRELEAADVKIKDKDLKGAAEFPEAEAQTQPQ, encoded by the coding sequence ATGAAAAAAATGATAATTTCCCTCACGGTTGCAGCCGGAGTAATGGGATTAGCTGCATGCAGCAACGATAATGCTGATTCTTCAGAAGTCATCGTTGAGTCGAAGGCAGGCAACATTACTAAAGAAGAGCTTTATCAATCCATGAAAGAAAAGTATGGAGAGCAGGCACTTCAAGAGTTGCTTTACCAAAAAGTTCTTGCGGAAAATTATGAAGTGACTGATAAAGAGGTTGAGGAAAAAGTGGCCGAGCTTAAGGAAGAGCTTGGAGAGAACTTCGAGCTAGTTCTTCAGCAAAACCAGCTAAAAGATGAAGAAGAATTAAAAGAAGTCCTTAAAGACCAGCTTCTAATGGAAAAAGCTGCGCTTAAAGATGTAAAGGTAAGCGAAGATGAAGTCAAGAAGCGTTATGAAGAGTACAAGCCTGAAATCAAGGCAAGCCATATTCTTGTGGAAGACGAGAAGACTGCACAAGAAGTGAAGAAAAAGCTAGAGGAAGGCGCCAAATTTGAAGACTTAGCGAAGGAATACTCTCAGGATCCTGGTTCAGCTGCACAAGGCGGAGACCTTGGATTCTTTGGTCCTGGCAAAATGGTACCTGAATTCGAAGAGGCTGCTTATGCCCTTGAAGTAAATAAAATCAGTGAACCAGTTCAATCACAGCACGGTTTCCATATCATTAAGGTAACAGAGAAGAAGGAAAAAGAATCTTATGAAGAAATGAAGGACGAACTTGAGTATGAGTTGAAGCTTGCTCAGCTTGACCAAAACAAGATTCAAGAGGTTCTGAAGCGAGAGCTGGAAGCTGCAGATGTTAAAATCAAAGATAAAGACCTTAAAGGTGCTGCTGAATTCCCAGAAGCAGAAGCACAAACACAACCACAATAA
- a CDS encoding YjcZ family sporulation protein, with product MGHYNSGFALIVVLFILLIVVGAAYL from the coding sequence ATGGGCCACTATAATTCAGGATTTGCGTTAATTGTTGTCCTGTTCATCTTGCTGATCGTTGTAGGTGCAGCTTACCTGTA
- a CDS encoding sporulation YhaL family protein, whose product MSIPIWVIAVAAGIVFSAFMAVKTGKEERKEEMESIEREGELYMKRLEREKEQREKSMEA is encoded by the coding sequence ATGTCAATTCCAATCTGGGTAATAGCAGTCGCAGCAGGGATCGTATTCAGTGCCTTCATGGCAGTAAAAACAGGGAAAGAAGAACGAAAAGAAGAAATGGAAAGCATTGAACGAGAAGGCGAGCTTTACATGAAGCGGCTTGAAAGAGAGAAAGAACAACGAGAAAAATCAATGGAAGCATAA